A single Arcobacter sp. FWKO B DNA region contains:
- the tkt gene encoding transketolase codes for MPNKLRAQCANTIRFLAADMVQRANSGHPGAPMGLADIATVLSEHIVLNPKDSKWLNRDRIVFSGGHATGLIYSLLHLWGFDLSIDDLKNFRQLNSKTPGHPEYGHTDGIEITTGPLGQGIANAVGFAMAGKYAGKLLNSETAKVIDHKVYCLCGDGDLQEGISYEACATAGHMALDNLVIIYDSNNITIEGDTSLAWSENVKKRFKAIKFKVIEIDGHDFNEIDSALNTAKNSKKPVLIIANTKIAKGSATMEGSHHAHGAPLGNDDIKASKENAGFPDEAFYVSDEVKAKMDKTASGELAQKAWEKMVKKDLPLSEQNVTLEALLNPDYSKVQWPDFSTESSVATRDSNGKILNALAKAIPGFLGGSADLAPSNKTELSGFGDFPNGKNIHFGIKEHSMAAIVNAMNLYGLFRVYSATFFVFSDYLKPAVRIAALSNIPHHFIWTHDSIGVGEDGPTHQPIEQISQFRAMPNFYLFRPADATENVESWKVALNLKAPSGFVLSRQKLDVLKPTKEYGEVANGGYLLKKRDNATVTILASGSEVMLALKVGCHLEEQGIMANIVSVPCFDLLCEQSKEYIGTIIDPKTKVFSLEASRSMEWYRFADEVIGMDSFGASGKDSDLFNHFGFTIDAVVGKIKEVLSY; via the coding sequence ATGCCAAATAAGTTAAGAGCACAATGTGCAAACACAATAAGATTTTTAGCAGCTGATATGGTTCAAAGAGCTAATAGTGGACACCCAGGTGCTCCTATGGGGCTAGCTGATATAGCTACGGTTTTGAGTGAACATATAGTATTAAACCCAAAAGATTCAAAATGGTTAAATCGTGATAGAATAGTATTTAGTGGAGGGCACGCTACAGGGCTTATTTATTCACTTCTTCATCTTTGGGGATTTGATTTGAGTATTGATGATTTGAAAAATTTTAGACAATTAAACTCAAAAACTCCAGGACATCCAGAATATGGTCATACCGATGGTATAGAGATTACTACAGGTCCTCTAGGGCAAGGGATTGCAAATGCTGTAGGTTTTGCAATGGCAGGTAAATACGCAGGAAAACTATTAAATAGCGAAACTGCAAAAGTTATAGACCATAAAGTGTATTGTCTTTGTGGTGATGGAGATTTACAAGAAGGTATCAGCTATGAAGCTTGTGCGACAGCTGGACATATGGCTCTTGATAACCTTGTAATTATATATGATTCAAACAATATTACAATAGAAGGTGATACAAGTTTAGCTTGGAGTGAGAATGTCAAAAAAAGATTTAAAGCTATTAAATTTAAAGTAATAGAGATAGATGGACATGATTTTAATGAGATAGATAGTGCATTAAACACTGCAAAAAATAGTAAAAAACCAGTTTTAATAATAGCAAATACAAAAATAGCAAAAGGTAGTGCTACTATGGAAGGTAGTCACCATGCTCACGGTGCTCCACTTGGAAATGATGATATAAAAGCATCTAAAGAAAATGCTGGTTTCCCAGATGAGGCTTTTTATGTAAGTGACGAGGTAAAAGCTAAGATGGATAAAACGGCTAGTGGTGAACTAGCTCAAAAAGCTTGGGAAAAAATGGTGAAAAAAGACCTACCTTTGAGTGAACAAAATGTTACACTTGAAGCTCTTTTAAATCCAGATTATTCAAAAGTACAATGGCCAGATTTCAGCACTGAGTCAAGTGTAGCTACAAGAGATAGTAATGGTAAGATATTAAACGCTCTTGCAAAAGCAATCCCAGGATTTTTGGGAGGAAGTGCAGACTTAGCACCTTCAAACAAAACAGAACTTAGCGGATTTGGGGATTTTCCAAATGGTAAAAATATCCACTTTGGTATTAAAGAACACTCAATGGCTGCAATTGTAAATGCTATGAATTTATATGGATTATTTAGAGTTTATAGTGCAACATTCTTTGTATTTAGCGATTATTTAAAACCAGCTGTTAGAATTGCTGCATTATCAAATATACCTCATCATTTCATCTGGACTCATGATAGTATAGGTGTAGGAGAAGACGGACCAACCCATCAGCCAATTGAGCAAATAAGCCAATTTAGAGCTATGCCAAACTTCTATCTTTTTAGACCTGCAGATGCTACTGAAAATGTAGAGTCTTGGAAAGTAGCTCTAAATCTTAAAGCACCAAGTGGATTTGTACTAAGCAGACAAAAACTAGATGTCCTAAAACCTACAAAAGAATACGGTGAAGTAGCAAATGGTGGATATTTATTGAAAAAAAGAGATAATGCAACAGTTACAATACTAGCAAGTGGTAGTGAAGTAATGTTGGCTCTTAAAGTTGGATGTCACCTAGAAGAGCAAGGTATCATGGCAAATATCGTAAGTGTTCCTTGTTTTGACCTTTTATGTGAACAAAGCAAAGAGTATATAGGCACTATTATAGACCCTAAAACAAAAGTATTTTCCCTAGAAGCAAGTAGATCTATGGAGTGGTATAGATTTGCTGATGAGGTAATAGGAATGGATAGTTTTGGAGCAAGTGGAAAAGATAGTGATTTATTTAACCACTTTGGCTTTACAATTGATGCGGTTGTTGGTAAAATTAAAGAAGTGCTAAGCTACTGA
- a CDS encoding glutamate-5-semialdehyde dehydrogenase has protein sequence MIQFLKEAKATSSVIATLSGEVKSKVLNDMADALIAHCDYIVSKNNLDMSAGKLGNLSSSMLDRLFLNGDRVKAMADSIRDIAKLREPVGRVLDGWVTENGLNIQKVSVPIGVIAIIYESRPNVTSDTAALCFKSGNVCVLKGGKEAEHSNHAIAKVLQEVLAKNHLPTQAISLIPDSSREGVKELIGQDKYVDLVIPRGGEGLIRFVNENSTVPVVKHDKGLCHTYIDANANAKMAIEISINAKCQRPGVCNSMETLLVHKQIAPFILPALYEAFMENQTELRGCDWTRKVIPIECATEEDYDTEYLANILSIKVVHDIKEAVAHIGKFGSGHSDAIISEDYRSIEYFLNSVDSACVYANASTRFTDGGCFGFGAEVGISTNKLHSRGPMGINDLTTYKYKVYGNGQIR, from the coding sequence ATGATACAATTTTTAAAAGAAGCAAAAGCTACAAGTTCAGTAATTGCAACACTTAGTGGTGAAGTAAAATCAAAAGTTTTAAATGATATGGCTGATGCTTTGATAGCTCATTGTGATTATATTGTTTCAAAAAACAATCTTGATATGTCCGCTGGAAAGCTAGGCAATCTAAGCTCATCTATGCTTGATAGGCTCTTTTTAAATGGTGATAGGGTAAAAGCTATGGCTGATTCTATTCGTGATATAGCAAAGCTTAGGGAGCCTGTAGGAAGGGTACTTGATGGGTGGGTTACTGAAAATGGGTTAAATATCCAAAAAGTAAGTGTACCAATAGGGGTAATTGCTATTATTTACGAAAGCCGTCCAAATGTCACAAGCGATACAGCTGCACTTTGTTTTAAAAGTGGAAATGTATGTGTACTAAAAGGTGGAAAAGAAGCAGAACACTCAAATCACGCTATAGCAAAAGTACTACAAGAAGTACTAGCAAAAAATCATCTTCCAACCCAAGCCATATCACTAATCCCTGATAGTTCAAGGGAGGGTGTCAAAGAGCTAATAGGTCAAGATAAATATGTGGATTTGGTAATCCCAAGAGGCGGAGAGGGTCTTATAAGGTTTGTAAATGAAAACTCTACAGTTCCTGTGGTAAAACACGACAAAGGGCTTTGTCATACATATATAGATGCAAATGCAAATGCAAAAATGGCTATTGAAATATCAATAAATGCAAAATGCCAACGCCCAGGGGTTTGTAACTCTATGGAAACATTGCTAGTTCATAAACAAATAGCACCGTTTATATTGCCAGCTTTGTATGAGGCATTTATGGAAAACCAAACAGAGCTTCGTGGGTGTGACTGGACAAGAAAGGTTATACCTATAGAGTGTGCCACAGAAGAAGACTATGACACAGAGTATCTTGCAAATATTTTATCTATCAAAGTAGTACACGACATCAAAGAAGCAGTGGCTCATATAGGAAAATTTGGAAGCGGTCATAGTGATGCGATAATCAGTGAAGATTACCGCTCAATAGAATACTTCTTAAACAGCGTAGATAGTGCTTGTGTATATGCAAATGCAAGTACAAGATTTACAGATGGTGGATGTTTTGGATTTGGGGCAGAAGTGGGAATAAGTACAAACAAACTCCACTCCCGTGGACCTATGGGGATAAATGACTTGACTACTTATAAGTATAAAGTTTACGGAAATGGACAAATCAGATAA
- a CDS encoding SurA N-terminal domain-containing protein — MKKIVFLICLLSGILSAGLINAVAVIVNEKAITLNELQEKMDTLKVSKEVAIGILVEEKLYEEELKRLNISVDSFEVNEQIRQIASNNDMDLDTFKRAVTNQYGSYEAYTNEVRNNILHSKLTSKVARGNLVIATDNDIKLYYENNLEKFSIPRVVDIVEYSSRSRDSLGKLNSSQNFTTDVSTKSLTLETANINPELRYILLNLKENELSPILNASTGFVRLKVVKKRDVDVIPMDMVKEKIFQDIMMQREQNYLKEYFDKLKISADIVVLR; from the coding sequence ATGAAAAAAATAGTTTTTTTAATCTGTTTGTTAAGTGGTATTTTAAGTGCTGGACTTATTAATGCTGTAGCGGTAATTGTAAATGAAAAGGCGATTACTTTAAATGAACTTCAAGAAAAAATGGATACTTTGAAAGTCTCTAAAGAGGTAGCTATAGGTATTTTAGTAGAAGAGAAGCTTTATGAAGAAGAGCTAAAAAGATTAAATATAAGTGTAGATAGCTTTGAAGTTAATGAACAAATAAGACAAATTGCAAGTAACAATGATATGGATTTGGATACATTTAAAAGAGCTGTTACTAATCAATATGGAAGTTATGAAGCATATACAAATGAAGTGAGAAATAATATATTACATAGTAAACTTACTTCAAAAGTGGCAAGAGGAAATCTTGTAATAGCAACTGATAATGATATAAAACTTTATTATGAAAACAATTTGGAAAAATTTAGTATACCAAGAGTTGTAGATATAGTTGAGTATTCTTCAAGAAGTAGAGATTCATTAGGTAAGTTAAATTCATCACAAAATTTTACAACGGATGTATCAACAAAAAGTTTGACACTTGAAACTGCTAATATAAATCCAGAGCTTAGATATATTTTACTTAATTTAAAAGAAAATGAATTAAGTCCTATATTAAATGCAAGCACAGGGTTTGTAAGGTTGAAGGTTGTAAAAAAAAGGGATGTTGATGTAATACCAATGGATATGGTAAAAGAGAAAATTTTTCAAGATATTATGATGCAAAGAGAGCAAAACTATTTAAAAGAGTATTTTGATAAATTAAAAATTTCAGCAGATATTGTAGTATTAAGATAA
- the tpx gene encoding thiol peroxidase, which produces MATTKFKGEIVDLIGDEVKVGDMAPAVTLVDTKLNDVEIGGKSDKIQLIVSVPSLETKVCAAETRKFNQEVASLDIVDTFVISMDLPFASERFCSTEGIDNITVASDYVDKDFATSYGVLMGDNKLKGLCARAVFVIDRSGKVVYKEIVDEVTAEPNYTEVLEAIKLAR; this is translated from the coding sequence ATGGCTACTACTAAGTTCAAAGGTGAAATTGTTGATTTGATTGGTGATGAGGTAAAAGTAGGGGATATGGCTCCAGCTGTTACTCTTGTGGATACAAAGCTAAATGATGTGGAAATTGGTGGTAAAAGTGATAAGATTCAGCTTATTGTATCTGTTCCATCTTTGGAAACAAAAGTATGTGCAGCAGAGACTAGAAAGTTTAACCAAGAAGTTGCATCCCTTGATATAGTGGATACTTTCGTAATAAGTATGGACTTACCATTTGCTAGTGAAAGATTTTGCTCTACTGAAGGTATAGATAATATTACAGTTGCTAGTGATTATGTAGATAAAGATTTTGCTACAAGTTATGGTGTACTTATGGGTGATAACAAACTAAAAGGGCTTTGTGCTAGAGCTGTTTTTGTAATAGATAGAAGTGGTAAAGTTGTCTATAAAGAAATAGTAGATGAAGTTACTGCTGAGCCAAATTATACAGAAGTTTTGGAAGCTATTAAACTAGCTAGATAA
- a CDS encoding deoxycytidylate deaminase, with the protein MLNDKNFINIAKEIASASKCVSKQVGAVIVKDGRILSTGYNGTPAGYKNCCDHWEGNYTPEHHNWSKTYEIHAEMNAIIWAARKGISIEGATIYVTLEPCADCSKNIIQSGIQRIVYEKSYEHNNSPIISQFLKDNGVVIEQIKD; encoded by the coding sequence GTGTTAAATGATAAGAATTTTATAAATATAGCAAAAGAGATAGCAAGTGCAAGTAAATGTGTTTCTAAACAAGTTGGAGCAGTAATTGTAAAGGATGGAAGAATTCTTTCTACTGGATACAATGGTACACCAGCTGGATACAAGAATTGTTGTGATCATTGGGAAGGAAACTATACTCCTGAACATCATAACTGGTCAAAAACATATGAGATACATGCAGAGATGAATGCTATTATTTGGGCTGCTAGAAAAGGGATCTCCATAGAAGGGGCAACAATATATGTTACACTTGAACCTTGTGCTGATTGTTCTAAAAATATAATCCAAAGTGGTATTCAAAGAATAGTTTATGAAAAGTCTTATGAACACAATAACTCACCAATTATTTCTCAGTTTTTAAAAGACAATGGTGTAGTTATAGAGCAAATTAAAGACTAA
- a CDS encoding Opr family porin codes for MKKLAKLATISLFAATSIYAASDLEEAFKNGTTTGALSVYTKAQNNSGTTKNSGFTVGSAYLNYQTAELNGFSATLGGRANHLFNEKENEDYWDNEKRVRAVVTEANIAYANDLGSLRVGRQEIDLEWIEDYHDAVVGILGYENLTVVAGVTNRFMAADPDGPLAEMGDIKNRDDKKISAQVLDATYTVNDELSVGAYFMNANKSFNATGGFVSAGVAGLETTLKYAQTSEKDYGVQNGKISAIDLSYGIEDMVTLGGGYIKAGKKNGAGSLNTLGDKINPFEEGDKTYNTDAKTWYLSANTEVAGFGLGALYGHTKYDNSGVKEKEKELNLFVDKEIYKNLTASVIYADVKTHNRDDKYNYASLQLTYSF; via the coding sequence ATGAAAAAATTAGCAAAATTAGCAACAATTTCACTTTTTGCAGCAACTTCTATATATGCAGCAAGTGATTTAGAAGAAGCATTCAAAAATGGTACAACAACTGGTGCGTTATCAGTATATACAAAAGCACAAAACAATAGTGGCACAACAAAAAATTCAGGTTTTACAGTTGGTTCTGCTTATTTAAACTATCAAACAGCTGAGTTAAATGGTTTTTCTGCAACATTAGGTGGTAGAGCTAACCATCTTTTCAATGAAAAAGAAAATGAAGACTACTGGGATAATGAAAAAAGAGTTAGAGCAGTTGTAACAGAAGCAAATATTGCTTATGCAAACGATTTAGGATCACTTAGAGTTGGTAGACAAGAGATTGATTTAGAGTGGATTGAAGATTATCATGACGCTGTAGTTGGAATATTAGGATATGAAAACTTAACAGTTGTTGCTGGAGTAACAAACAGATTTATGGCAGCTGATCCTGATGGTCCATTAGCTGAAATGGGTGATATCAAAAATAGAGATGATAAAAAAATATCAGCACAAGTTCTTGATGCAACATATACAGTTAATGATGAGTTAAGTGTTGGTGCATATTTTATGAATGCTAATAAAAGCTTTAATGCAACGGGTGGTTTTGTAAGTGCTGGCGTAGCTGGGCTTGAGACTACTTTAAAATATGCTCAAACAAGTGAAAAAGACTATGGTGTTCAAAACGGAAAAATTTCTGCAATTGATTTAAGTTATGGTATAGAAGATATGGTAACACTTGGTGGTGGATATATCAAAGCTGGTAAGAAAAATGGTGCTGGTTCATTAAATACTCTAGGGGATAAAATAAATCCATTTGAAGAAGGTGACAAAACTTACAATACAGATGCAAAAACATGGTATTTAAGTGCAAATACTGAAGTAGCTGGATTTGGACTTGGTGCACTTTATGGACATACAAAATATGATAATAGTGGTGTAAAAGAGAAAGAAAAAGAGTTAAATCTTTTTGTAGATAAAGAAATCTATAAAAACCTTACAGCTTCAGTTATCTACGCTGATGTAAAAACACACAATAGAGATGATAAATACAACTATGCATCTTTACAGTTAACATATAGCTTCTAA
- a CDS encoding methylated-DNA--[protein]-cysteine S-methyltransferase — translation MRYKKFETKNIIQTTIINTPLGDMVSGAIKEGICMLAFVHPLHINAHITKLKVVFDAEVIAGENPYFETLREQLKEYFEGKRKDFTLPLKLVGTPFQVSVWKELLKIPYGQTISYKTQATAINMPKSYRAVANANGQNMINILVPCHRVIGHDGKLNGYGAGIEKKEFLLRLEGAI, via the coding sequence ATGAGATATAAAAAGTTTGAAACAAAAAACATCATCCAAACCACTATAATAAATACACCTCTTGGGGATATGGTTTCAGGTGCAATAAAAGAGGGTATATGTATGTTGGCATTTGTCCATCCTCTGCATATAAATGCCCACATTACAAAACTAAAAGTTGTCTTTGATGCTGAAGTGATAGCAGGTGAGAATCCATATTTTGAAACATTGAGAGAACAACTAAAAGAGTATTTTGAAGGCAAAAGAAAAGATTTTACTTTGCCACTTAAGCTAGTAGGTACACCTTTTCAGGTATCTGTATGGAAAGAACTACTAAAAATCCCCTACGGACAAACCATAAGCTATAAAACCCAAGCAACGGCTATAAATATGCCCAAATCATACAGAGCCGTAGCAAATGCAAACGGTCAAAATATGATAAATATCCTTGTTCCTTGTCATAGGGTCATAGGGCATGATGGCAAACTAAACGGCTATGGAGCGGGGATAGAGAAGAAAGAGTTTTTGTTGAGGCTTGAAGGGGCAATATAG
- a CDS encoding nucleotidyltransferase domain-containing protein, whose translation MRLSQKVVNILQENIIKSFGNVNIYLFGSRTDDTKKGGDIDLAIDVDLSKEEFRKKKSLLLSLLTRIDFAYKIDVVNFNTKDALLYKEIRRNHIKLNC comes from the coding sequence ATGAGATTATCACAAAAAGTAGTAAATATTTTACAAGAGAATATAATAAAAAGCTTTGGCAATGTCAATATTTATCTTTTTGGTAGTAGAACAGATGATACCAAAAAGGGTGGAGATATTGATTTGGCTATTGATGTTGACCTCTCAAAAGAAGAATTTAGAAAAAAGAAATCTTTACTGCTAAGCTTATTGACAAGGATTGATTTTGCATACAAAATTGATGTAGTGAATTTTAATACTAAAGATGCATTATTGTATAAAGAAATCCGAAGAAATCATATTAAATTAAATTGCTAA
- a CDS encoding NAD(P)H-dependent glycerol-3-phosphate dehydrogenase has protein sequence MGKLAVIGAGKWGKALFDAFSTKSDDILITSRTPRDIKGFVTLQEALKCEYLVISISTQEIASWLAENFVNNGQKVLVASKGIEASSGRFLNEIYGKYIDQENIGFISGPSFASEVSLGLPTALVINSSSTEFYEEFAPFFPNFIKTYYSDDVIGSEIAGAYKNVLAIASGICDGLKLGNNARASLISRGLVEMHRFGEYFCAKSETFFGLSGAGDLFLSASSTMSRNYRVGLGLAEGKNIEVIVQELGEVAEGVKTAEAIYKISSEKNIYTPIANEVKFIIDGKNPKQSLKDLLSKG, from the coding sequence ATGGGCAAACTAGCAGTTATTGGGGCAGGGAAGTGGGGAAAAGCTCTTTTTGATGCTTTTTCTACTAAATCTGATGATATCTTAATAACTTCAAGAACACCTAGAGATATAAAAGGGTTTGTAACCTTGCAAGAGGCTCTAAAGTGTGAGTATCTTGTGATTTCTATTTCAACTCAAGAGATTGCTTCTTGGCTAGCAGAAAACTTTGTAAATAATGGGCAAAAAGTATTGGTTGCAAGTAAGGGAATTGAAGCTAGTAGTGGGAGGTTTTTGAATGAGATATATGGCAAATATATTGACCAAGAAAATATAGGTTTTATCTCTGGACCTTCATTTGCAAGTGAGGTATCGCTAGGACTTCCAACAGCTCTTGTGATAAACTCCTCTTCAACAGAATTTTACGAAGAGTTTGCCCCTTTTTTCCCAAATTTCATCAAGACATATTATAGTGATGATGTAATAGGCTCTGAAATAGCAGGAGCATATAAAAATGTACTTGCAATTGCAAGTGGGATATGTGATGGATTGAAGCTTGGCAATAATGCAAGAGCTAGCTTGATTTCTCGTGGGCTTGTGGAAATGCATAGATTTGGTGAGTATTTTTGTGCAAAGAGTGAAACTTTTTTTGGTCTTAGTGGGGCAGGGGATTTGTTCCTTAGTGCTAGTAGCACAATGAGCAGAAACTACAGAGTAGGGCTTGGACTAGCAGAGGGAAAAAATATAGAAGTAATAGTACAAGAACTTGGTGAAGTAGCAGAAGGGGTAAAAACAGCCGAAGCAATATATAAAATATCAAGTGAAAAGAATATTTATACACCTATTGCAAATGAAGTGAAGTTTATAATAGATGGGAAAAACCCAAAACAAAGTTTGAAAGACCTCTTAAGTAAGGGGTGA
- a CDS encoding class I SAM-dependent methyltransferase, whose translation MTKDLFKGIFGSSNSKITSNDSRIKIDNRKFYTKAIKEHGISAKGVRWHSKQSQYARFEVLTDFIKNDIKSSSIIDAGCGFGEYYVYLQNEDMLPMHYIGYDLLEDMILLSKKRFFDIEFKQKDILNDELQTADYYVCSGAMNTLGIFETFLFIKRCYEVSKKGFVFNLLKEKSYNGLEIDDVLEYCGRFCSDIKVKDGYLYNDITFFLPKL comes from the coding sequence ATGACAAAAGATTTATTTAAAGGTATATTTGGTTCTAGTAATTCTAAAATAACATCTAACGACTCACGCATTAAGATAGATAATCGCAAATTTTATACAAAAGCTATAAAAGAACACGGTATATCAGCAAAAGGAGTTAGATGGCATTCTAAACAATCTCAATATGCTAGATTTGAGGTTTTAACAGATTTTATAAAAAATGATATAAAATCTAGTTCAATAATTGATGCAGGTTGTGGGTTTGGTGAATATTATGTATATCTACAAAATGAAGATATGCTACCAATGCATTATATTGGGTATGATTTGTTAGAAGATATGATTTTATTATCAAAAAAGAGATTTTTTGATATAGAGTTCAAACAAAAGGATATACTAAATGATGAACTTCAAACGGCAGATTATTATGTATGTAGTGGGGCTATGAATACCCTTGGAATCTTTGAAACATTTTTATTTATAAAAAGATGTTATGAGGTTAGTAAAAAAGGGTTTGTTTTTAATCTATTAAAAGAGAAGTCCTACAATGGTTTGGAAATTGATGATGTTTTAGAATATTGTGGAAGATTTTGTAGTGACATAAAAGTAAAAGATGGCTATCTTTATAATGATATCACATTTTTTTTACCAAAGTTATGA
- the gatB gene encoding Asp-tRNA(Asn)/Glu-tRNA(Gln) amidotransferase subunit GatB, giving the protein MFEVVIGLEVHAQLNTNTKLFCGCATSFGEAPNTNICPTCIGLPGALPVLNKEAVHKAIMFGKAVNAKINQTSIFNRKNYFYPDLPSGYQISQFEIPIVGEGELYIDFEDGSTKKIGITRAHLENDAGKNIHHGSVSHVDLNRAGTPLLEIVSEPDMRNADEAVRYLKKLHSIVRYLGISDANMQEGSFRCDVNVSIRPKGDTKLYTRCEIKNMNSFRFIARAIEYEVNRQIEAWEDGVYDKVIVQETRLFDVNTGETRSMRGKEDSADYRYFPDPDLRPVIVSDEMLEQYSKIPELPDEKKNRYVSEFGIKEYDAAVLTSSLEMALFFEEMMKEGISGKNGVTWLTVELQGRLKEGATIENSGISAKKLALIVKRIEDSTISGKAAKEVLDELLANDGEIDEIIEKLGLKQVSDDGAIIAIIDEVLSANPEKIAEYKSGKDKMFGFFVGQVMKLSKGSANPNKVNDLLKEKLS; this is encoded by the coding sequence ATGTTTGAAGTAGTAATAGGTTTAGAAGTTCACGCACAATTAAATACAAATACAAAGCTTTTTTGTGGATGTGCCACAAGTTTTGGTGAAGCACCAAATACAAATATTTGTCCTACTTGTATAGGACTTCCAGGGGCTTTGCCAGTACTAAATAAAGAAGCAGTACACAAAGCTATAATGTTTGGAAAAGCGGTAAATGCAAAAATCAACCAAACATCAATATTTAACAGAAAAAACTATTTTTATCCAGATTTACCAAGTGGTTATCAGATTTCTCAATTTGAGATACCAATAGTAGGTGAGGGTGAGTTATATATAGATTTTGAAGATGGAAGTACTAAAAAAATCGGTATTACAAGAGCTCACTTAGAAAATGATGCTGGTAAAAATATTCACCATGGAAGTGTATCTCATGTGGATTTGAACCGTGCAGGGACACCGTTGCTTGAAATCGTAAGTGAACCTGATATGAGAAATGCTGATGAAGCTGTAAGATACCTAAAAAAACTCCATTCTATAGTAAGATATCTTGGTATTAGTGATGCTAATATGCAAGAAGGCTCTTTTAGATGTGATGTGAATGTATCTATCAGACCAAAAGGTGATACGAAGCTTTATACTAGATGTGAAATCAAAAATATGAACTCATTTAGATTTATTGCTCGTGCTATAGAGTATGAAGTAAATAGACAAATTGAAGCGTGGGAAGATGGTGTATATGATAAAGTGATAGTTCAAGAAACAAGACTTTTTGATGTAAATACTGGTGAGACAAGAAGTATGAGAGGCAAAGAAGATAGTGCTGATTATAGATATTTCCCAGACCCAGATCTTCGCCCTGTAATAGTAAGTGATGAGATGCTAGAACAGTATTCAAAAATCCCAGAACTTCCAGATGAAAAGAAAAATAGATATGTAAGTGAGTTTGGTATCAAAGAGTATGATGCAGCAGTTTTGACTTCATCTTTAGAGATGGCACTTTTCTTTGAAGAGATGATGAAAGAGGGAATTAGCGGTAAAAACGGTGTAACTTGGCTAACAGTTGAGCTTCAAGGAAGACTAAAAGAGGGTGCAACTATAGAAAATAGTGGTATAAGTGCAAAAAAACTAGCCCTAATAGTAAAAAGAATAGAAGACTCTACAATAAGTGGTAAAGCTGCAAAAGAAGTACTAGATGAGTTATTGGCAAATGATGGTGAAATAGATGAAATCATAGAAAAACTAGGACTAAAGCAAGTTAGTGATGATGGAGCAATTATTGCTATTATTGATGAAGTTTTGAGTGCAAATCCTGAAAAAATAGCTGAATACAAAAGTGGAAAAGATAAAATGTTTGGTTTCTTTGTAGGTCAAGTTATGAAGCTAAGCAAAGGTAGTGCAAACCCAAATAAAGTAAATGATTTACTAAAAGAGAAACTTAGTTAA